The nucleotide window CCACGGCGGTGGCTATCGGGACCGCGCCTAGTTCGGGACCAGCTACCTTGTTGAAGTCAAGGCCAAGCTCCTTGGCTTTTTGAATTATAAGCTCCGCTATGAGCCCAAGGGCTTCGGGGTTCGTTATGAGCTTCTTAACGTCTATGTAGTAGTTGCTTTCCTTTCCAGATGTCAAGATGAAGTGGCCAAACTGTATGCAACCTTCCTCGAATATTAGGTCTATAAGGCGCTCCCTGCTCATATTCTCACCTAAGGCTAATTAGGGGAGAGATGTTTAAAAACCATCAGGTCGACTGAAAACTTTATAAACGGCCCCCATGAACCACACACGAGACGGGGTAACGACCCCGTGGGTGCCGAGTTGTGGTTTTAAAACCTCTCAGAGGTGATTGGAATGGTTCAGAAGGCTCACAGCTTTAGGAGAAAGACCAGGAAGAAGCTTCGCAAGCACCCGAGGAGGAGGGGCCTTCCCCCGCTCACCAGGTTCCTCCAGGAGTTTGAAGTTGGCCAGAGGGTTCACATAGTCATAGAGCCGAGCTACCACAAGGGCATGCCTGACCCGAGGTTCCATGGAAGGACAGGAGTCGTCGTTGGAAAGAGGGGTGACGCCTACATAGTTGAGGTGACGGATGGGGGCAAGGTTAAGACGCTCTTCATTCATCCAGTTCACCTAAGACCCCAGAAGTGACGAGCCATGATAGGCAGGAAGAGGCTTGCTGAGAGGTACATAACGATAGCAGAGGCCAAGGAGCTCCTCCTCAAAAGGCAGGAGGAGGATCTAAAGAAGGGCTTGGAGGAGCCGATGTTCTACGAGGCTAGGTTGGCCCTCGAACACGCTGAAAGGTTCGCCAAGGTTCCGGCGGAGAAGGCCAAGGAGATACGAGAGAGACTTATGTCGGAATTCGAGTGGATGGACGAAAGGCTTGCCAGCAAGATAATAGACATAATGCCTGAGGACAACTTTGACGTCCGCGTGATATTCGCCAAGGAAGAGTATCAACCAACCCCAGAGGAAGCCAAGAGGATAGTCGAAATACTTGACGAGTATAGGGAGTGACTTTTCCCTTTTATTCCTCTCGGTTCTTTTTGGCCTCGTAGTCGATAATCCACGTGAATGGAAAGGGTTTTATAGACTTTCGTTTTTAAAAACAAATCGGTGATTTGGATGAAAATCGTTGAAATAGATGTGAGGCTTCCCTGCAACAAGAGGGGAGCTCTCCTGAAGATGTTGTCTTCCAAGTTACGCGGGAAGATTAAAGAGGCCCATCTATATCCTCCTGACTCTAGGGGCTTCAGCGAGGTTCTCATAGAAGTTGAAACCGACGAAGACCCTTCTAGCATAATGTCTGAGCTCAGGAGAATACTCCATGGAGTTCCATTCAAGATAAAGGTCATGCAGGCATGAGAAAAATTTCAAGTCATGAGAATATTCTCAAGTATCTCTATAGCTTCTGCTATCCTTTTCTCGGGTTTTTCGTCCGTCTTAGGAAGCTCTAGGTTTATTATAACCCTCTCCTCCTTGCCTTCTTCCTCTATGTCATAGAGCTCCAGCTCCTCGACGTTGACGTCCTCGAACAGCGTCTCGAGCTCGGGAGTCAAAAGCTTTCTATTGTTGCCGTAGACCTCCACCCTAACTACGTCGTCCCTCGAAGAGACCAGTATGGCTATTTCGTAGTCCCCGACCTTCTTGGTAAACCTGACTACGTCCCCGTAGCTCATGGACTCCTCTCTGAAGCCCATCTCAGTTAGGGCTTTCCTAATTCTCTCAACCTTGTTCTTCATCCTCCTGAGGAGCTTCTCCCTAAGCTTAGCGCTCTCCTCAAGGGCCTTCTTAATTCCCTCACCAACTCTCTCGATGTCTCCCTCCCATATGCCGATGAGCTTGAGTCCAGAGGTTGAGGACCTAATTTCCAGCTTTATCTCGTCGGTATCGAAGTCGGATAGGTCATCTATTTTGAGCTCGCCGAGACGGAGGATTTCAAACTCTATTCTCACGGAGTTACCAAAGGTGCTTCCTCTGAATTTCACAGGGCCATCACCAAATGGGGGAAGTCCCGGAGTGTTTAAAAAGGTTGCTGGGGAAAGGGGCTGGGGATGAAGATGAGGATAGGCAAGGTCGAACGCCTGATACTAAATAAGTTGGAAAATAGTAAGCTCCACTTTGTGCTCATAGACCCGGATGACGTTCCGCCTAAGACCGCGGGAAGACTGGCGGCCCTCTGCGAGGAAACGGGTGTAGATGCCATAATGGTAGGGGGTTCCACCGGGGCAGAAGGAGAAGTTCTTGATAGTGTAGTTAAAGCTATAAAGGAGGCTTCAGGTTTGCCGGTTATACTCTTTCCAGGCTCCCACGGTGGGATAAGTAAATACGCTGACGCAATATTCTTTATGAGCCTGCTCAACTCGCGGAACCCCTTCTTCATAACGGGGGCTCAGGCTCTGGGAGCCTTCACGGTCAAGCGCTACGGTCTAGAACCAATCCCCATGGCCTACATCGTCGTGGAGCCGGGTGAGACCGTGGGATGGGTGGGTGATGCAAAGCCCATCCCGAGGCACAAGCCGAAGCTTGCAGCTGCATATGCCCTTGCAGGTCAGTACCTCGGGATGCGCTTGGTTTATTTGGAAGCTGGTAGTGGAGCTCCTGAGCCCGTACCCCCCAAGATGGTCAAGGTAGTGAAGGCGGCCATAGATGTGCCTCTCATAGTTGGAGGAGGGATAAGGAGGGGTGAGCAGGCAAGGAAACTTATTGAGGCCGGCGCTGACATAATAGTCACGGGAACTGCCATAGAAAAATCAAGTTCCCTTGATGAGGCTAGAAAGAAGCTCGAAGAGATAAATAGGGCAATTAAATCCGTTTGTCCTTGACTTTCTTTATCACGAACTCACAATGGGAGGCTCCTTGACCCTGGCACCTAACCTCTTTTCCTTCCCACTTCTCTCCCGTGAAATCTTCCACGAATTGGGCTATTGCACCGGCATAATTGACGTGGGCGTGGTAGGGGAACCTCTCTATTCTTGGGAAGAGATTTTTACCCCTGAGAACGATCAGCTCATCCGTCATCTGAACGAACTCGAGATGACCCCCTCCCAAGACTTTCGTCGTAGATAGCAGGCCCATCAGCGCATCCTCAAGGTTTTCGTGTTTTTTTCGAATAAGGCTACCGTATCCCTTGAACTCCCACTTACCCCATAAGTATAGGAATCTCTCTCCCTCCTCAGGTCCAAGATAATTATAAACGAACTCTACTAGAGAGGCTTCGCTCTCCTCTACGACGATTTGGACCCTCTCAGTACCCAACCACAAATTACCCTCGTCGTCAAGTTTAAGGGAATTTTTCAGGACCTCCAGATTTTCATAAGCCTCGGATAAGGGAACTATTCCGTTTTTAGCCTTTGTATAGGGGAAGCAATTCTGAGGAGATGATAGGGGATATGGAGATCTCGCAACCTTTGCGGTACCCTCCCTAACGTCAATAACGTACTCGAAGGGCACCAAAAGGGTTGCGAGATCCTTGCTCGAGAATACGTCAGAGTTCAGGGAAGCTATCGTCTGGGCTCCGAACTTCTTTATGGAGTTCACAAGCCTAACCATGACTCGAACGTAAACCTTGGGATCAGCTTGGAGCGTATAGAGGATGCTTAGGTCGTCGAGAACGAGAAAGTTGTAACTATCCCTCACTATGCTATCGCGGATGAGCGCGGTGGTTATGCTGAGGTCGAGAGGATTGGGGAGGACATTTTCTTCTTTAGATATGGGGGTTGGGAAGTAGAGGTTTGAAAATCCGTCTATTATCTTGAGCTTACCTTCCTCGACAGCCTTCTCGTAGTCTATCCCGAACGATTTAAGCCACGAAAAGAGATGGCTTGGCTCTTGTCTAAATTCCACAAGCAGAATGCGGTAATCTTGACTCAGGAGGGAATAAACAAGGTTATGAAGAAAGAGCACGTTATCCCCGTCTAGGCCACCCACGACTGCCACATTGTATCCTTTTCTGAAGCCACCTCCAAGTATCTGGTCAAGTCTCTCCACGCCCGACTTTATGAACTCCCCCTCCATAACTCAGGACGAATTCACTATGGTGGTTAAAAATTTTTCTGAAGGCTAGATGTTTGCAAACTTCTGAAGGACCTTCTTGAGGATAGCTCCATGTTGATCTTCATTGTGCATCACGCTCTTCGCGATATCCTTTATCACGGGATGTTGAGCTTTCTTTTGGAGCTCTCCATAACATTTTTTCATTCTCTCTTCCATCTCAACGACCCTTGCAAGCTTCTCCCTTATTTCTTTGGCCTTATCCACGGGTAGGAGGGAGGGCTCTGGGAATCCCTTCACGAGTTCTTCAAGGACCTCCTCCGGTGGTATCCTGACTCCCAGCTTTTCAAGGTCGGGTGGCAGTAACAAGGCTGGGAGACCGGGAACTAAAGCTACGCCATTATCGAGCTCCAGAACTGACTCCCTTATGGGCTCTAGCTCAGGGTAGAAAGGCTCAAGGTGCTCTTTCAAGAGTTTAGTAGCCTCTCTATATGCCCTTTCGATTGCTAAGGCCAGTTCCCTGTGGAATATCTTGTCAACCGCGAGCCTCAAGACTACCCTCTTGAGCTCGGCATCTTCGGGATCTTTAAGTTCTTTCAAAAGGTCGATGTACTCCTTCAGAGCTCTCTCCTCTACCTCCCTTATTCCCTTAACGGTCCCCGCGAGTCCCATTCTCTCACCTCCACCTGATTTTATTAACCTTGAGTATTTAAAATTTCCGCCGGAAACCCTTTAAGGAGGTTAGGGAACTCAGGCCGAGGTGAGAGCATGAAAGTCGTAGTTCCTGACACGAGCGTGATAGTGGATGGCAGGCTCATCCAGTACCTCCGTGAGCTTGGCGAGAAGGTTAAGGTTGTCATTCCCGAGGCCGTGATTGCTGAGATTGAGCACCAGGCGAATGCGGGGAGAGCGATAGGTCACGTGGGTTTGGAGGAACTCAAGAAGCTTAGGGCGATGGCTGACGAAGGGAAGATACTTCTTGAGTTCTACGGCGAGAGGCCGGACTTCTGGCAGATAAAGAGGGCTAAGGCGGGCGAGATAGACCACATGGTTAGAGAGGTAGCGAGAGAGCTCAACGCGACACTCATTACGGGTGACCAAGTTCAGAGGGACATAGCGATAGCTAAGGGAATCGACGTTATCTACTTAGAAAGCCGCAAGGAGCCGAGGATGAGGCTCGAGGACTTCTTCGATGAGGAAACCATGAGCGTTCACCTGAAGGCAGGGATAAAGCCTCTGGCAAAGAAAGGAAGGCCGGGAGAGTGGAAGCTTGTTCCCGTGAGGGACGAGCCTCTGACGGAGGAGGAGCTTGAGGAGATTGCTGATGATATAATCGAGAGGGCGAGGAGGGATAGGGAGAGCTTCATCGAGCTTGACGAGCAGGGCGCTACGGTTGTCCAGCTTAGGAATTACCGCATAGTAATCGCTAAGCCACCCTTTGCCGACAGGATAGAGATAACGGCCGTGAGGCCAGTCAAGAAGCTGAGCATAGAGGACTACAACCTCAGCGAGAAGCTTATGGAGAGACTAAGGGAGAGGGCCGAGGGAATACTCGTGGCGGGCCCACCTGGAGCCGGAAAGACGACTTTTGTTCAGGCTCTTGCCGAGTGGTATGCCTCCATGGGCAAGATAGTGAAGACAATGGAGAAGCCCCGCGACCTCCAAGTGAGTGAGGAGATAACCCAGTACACGGCCCTCGGAGGAAGCATGGAGAAAACGGGTGACATACTGCTCCTCGTGAGACCCGACTACACAATATTCGACGAGATGAGGAAGACGAGCGATTTCCTGATATACGCCGACCTTCGTTTAGCGGGCGTGGGAATGGTCGGTGTGGTGCACGCGACGAAGCCGATAGATGCAATTCAGCGCTTTATCGGTAGGATAGAGCTCGGAATGATACCGCAGATCGTTGATACTGTGATATTCATCAAGGCTGGCCGCGTTGCTAAAGTTCTGACTCTCGAGTACAAGGTCAAGGTACCCAGCGGCATGAAGGAAGAGGACCTAGCAAGGCCGGTTATAGAGGTCAGGGACTTTGAAACCGGGGAGCTCGAATACGAAATATACACCTTCGGCGAGGAAGTGAGCGTCGTCCCGGTCAAAAAGGAGGAAAAGGCTCCGGCATTAAGGCTTGCCGAGAAGAAGCTCAAGCAGGAGATAAAGAAGTTCTTGCCAGATGTTTACGCCGATGTCGAGATCATAAGCCCGCACAAGGCGGTCATATACGCGGACGAGTTCGACATCCCAGCGATAATAGGGAAGAAGGGCAAGAGGATAACCGAACTGGAGAAGAGGCTCGGAATAAGCATAGAGGTCAAGAGCTTCGCTGAGAAGGCACCGGAACCTAGGGAAAAGATCCCTGTGGACATCGAAGAGAAGAAGAAGAGCATAGTGCTGAGGGTCTCGCCGGACTACGCCAAGAGGCCCCTCAGATTCTATGGTGGCGGTGAGTACATATTCACCGCCACGCCGAGCAAGAAGGGCATAGTAAAGGTTGCCAAGAACACGCCCATAGGCAGGGAGCTCAAGAGACTCATAGATGAGGGCGTGGATATATGGGCCTCCCCCTAAATTTTCTCCACAACCATCCACTTCAAGCCCAGCCGTCTTAGTATTTCCTTTATCTTTTCGTCGGGCGGCTCATCAAACCTGTAGAGGTTGGTTCCCACGGAAACATCGCTCGCCCCGAAGCCAGGCACGGGTTCTCCGAACTCCGCGACCCCCCGGGAGAGCTCCTCCTCTATTCTCTTCTCGCTCGGGACCAAGTATGCCCTAAGGAGCTCGGCCTGCATCAGGAGGTAGTCTATGTGCCAGTGAGGCCTTTTCTCCTTCCTGAAGTGTCGAGCGATCCGACCCTCTAGGGAGTTCATGGCCGAACCCACGTAAACGTAGTAGCCAGCTCGGAGAAAGAAATTTCTGCCCTTTGTCTTTACATGGAAGTCCTCGGGAAGGAACAGGATGAGAAAATATCCCCCCTTCATCTCCCCGTGGTAACGTTGAAAAGAACTCCAAACGTCCCCAAGGTCGAGTTCACGTAGAACTCTCCTTCGATCCTCCACTCTATTTCCTCTAGTCTGCCATTCATTATGGCCCTGATTATCCCAGTGGGCATCGTGGGGTATCTCACCTCGAAAGTGCCCTTGAGTTTGATGGAGCTCCCAGCGGGTATCAGGATAATCCTGCTAATCTTGTAAGTGCCAATAGGGGTGTCGTTGGCAAATAGGGTGTATTCAAAGCCGTCTATCCTGACGCTCCGGTCTGTTGGATTATCTATTGTTACCGTGGCCACTAGAATAGCCCCATCCACGGATGCTTCCTCAACCTTTACCTCACTGAGCTCAATCTTGCAATCCTTTACAGGACCAACTGCAAAGTATTGGATGGCCAAGTATCCAAAATTTATTAGGGGAATGGCCATTATGAGACTCACGAGCACCAAAAGGCTACGTTTCATCCTCTTCCACCCTTAGTTTCAGGCCCGTATGTTCTTGCTTTATCCTTTCCACCTTCTCGGAAATTTCCTCACTGAGCCTTCTAAGCTTCTCGGCGAGGCCCTCTAACTCCTTTATTGCCTCCTCGAAGGCTTTCTCCATCTCCTCTATTTCTTCCATGGCCTGAGCTAGCCTCTCTTCTTCCTCTTTCCTGTAAACCTCTATCTGAAGGGAGTCGTAGTTCCAGATTATCTTTCCGTCCTGAATCTCAAAATCCACGCTAATCCTGACGACGTCTTCTTTTTTCACGCCAACCTCTCTAAACTTCTCGAAGATTGATTGATTTAGCTCTCCAGCAGCTCTCACGACCTCCTCGGGATTAACCTTGCCCCTCGTTATTGCAAAGAGCACTCTCCTAACCTTGTTGGCGTATCCAGAGGCCCGCACATAGCCAGTCATTAGCTTAGGCACGGACATCACCGTATAATTTTTAGCCACGCAGTCTATAAATCCTTATTGGTGAACCCCAGTGAACATCTTAATATTTGGTCCACCAGGGAGTGGAAAATCAACCCAGGCACGAAAGATAGTCGAGAAGTATGGCCTAACCTATATAGCCTCGGGCGATCTAATAAGGGCAGAAATATCGGCCGGAACGTCTCTCGGAAAGGAGATGGAGGCTTATCTGGCTCGGGGCGATCTAATTCCGGACACCGTCGTTAACACCCTGGTGATCTCAAAGCTCAGAAGAGTCAGGGAGAACTTCATAATGGATGGTTATCCGAGGACGCCGGAGCAGGTAATAGCCCTCGAAAACTATCTCTACGACCACGGCATCAAGATAGACGTGGCCATCGATATATTCATCCCCAAAGAGGAGAGCATTAAAAGGATATCGGGAAGGCGGATATGCTCTCAATGTGGAGCAGTATATCATGTCGACTTCAATCCACCAAAGGTGCCGGGAAGATGTGACGTCTGTGGTGGCAAGCTCATCCAGAGAGAGGACGACAGACCCGAGATAGTCGCGAAGCGCTATGATATATACACGGCCAACATGACGCCTATAATAAAGTTCTACCAGAAGCAGGGGATATACGTCCGGATAGAGGGGTGCGGCACTATAGGAGAAGTTTGGGAGAGAATAAGGCCCCTTCTCGACTACATTCACAATCTAGAGTCCCGATGAAGTATCCGAAAGGTTTTTCTTCTTCCCTATCTATCTCGGAGGGGCGATGATTTGACTCCGGAAAACCTGAGCTGATGATGACGTCCAGCCCGAATGAGCCGGGGTGGGAGGATGTTTCGCTTCGAGATAAAGGCGAGGGATGCCGCTGGAAGGATTGGGAGGCTTGAGGTTAACGGGAAAAGGATTGAAACGCCTGCGATAATGCCCGTTGTTAACCCGAAGCAACTCATCGTGACTCCGAGAGAGCTTGAGGAGATGGGCTTCGGGATAATAATCACTAACTCCTACATCATCTACAAGACTCCCGAGCTGAGGGAGAGGGCCCTTAAGGAGGGAATCCACCGACTGCTAGACTACAACGGAATCATAGAGGTGGATTCCGGCTCCTTTCAGCTTATGCGCTATGGGGGTGTCGAGGTCACCAACAGGGAGATAATCGAGTTTCAGCACAAAATAGGGGTTGATATAGGGACGTTCCTCGACATCCCTACACCTCCCGATGTTCCACGCGAAAAGGCTGAGGAGGATCTTAAGATAACGCTTGAGAGGGCGAGAGAGGCCGAGGAGATGAAGGAGATACCAATGAACGCAACCGTCCAGGGCTCCACGTATCTCAACCTAAGGACGCTCGCCGCAAGAAGGCTTAGTGAGATGAACTTCGAAATACACCCCATAGGGGCTGTTGTTCCCCTTATGGAGTCCTACCGCTTTAGGGAGCTCGTAGATGTTGTCATTGCGGCGAAGCTTGGCCTTAGACCAGACAGACCGGTGCACCTCTTCGGCGCTGGTCATCCTATGATATTCGCCCTCGCCGTGGCCATGGGGGTGGACCTCTTCGACTCCGCCTCTTATGCCCTCTACGCCAAGGACGACCGCTATCTAACTCCAGAAGGAACGAAGCACCTAAATGAGCTCGAGTACTTCCCCTGCTCCTGTCCCGTATGTAGCCGCTACACTCCCCAGGAGCTCAGAGAGATGCCAAAAGAGGAGCGGATGAGGCTCTTGGCAATCCATAACCTCTGGATGCTCAGGGAGGAGCTCAACCGTGTGAAGCAGGCCATAAGGGAAGGAGAGCTCTGGAAATTAGTTGATGAGAGAGCGAGAGCCCATCCTAAGCTTTACGCGGCCTACAAGAGGTTGCTCGACTACTACAAATTCTTGGAGGAGAACGAACCCATTACAAAAAAGTCGGCCCTGTTCAAGGTGAGCGAAGAAACCCTTAGATGGCCCATCGTGAGGAGGGCGAGGGAGAGAGCTGAGCGCGTGAAAGAGATTTTCCCCGAGACCTTGAGGCACCCAATATTCGGTGAGATTCCCAAGTACCTCTCGCTTAGCTATCCATTTGCTCAGAGCGAGGCCGAGGAGGATTTCACCATCGAGAGGCCGTCGAGAATGGATGCCAAGAAGTACGTGATGGCCATAGCTGAGTACCAGTTCGGCCCCGGGGCAGGAGAAGCCTTCAAGGATGCCTTCGTTGAGCTCTCTAAGAAAACGGGGATGCCGAGGCAAGTTAAGGCCAAGGGCGTCCATCTGGCCACGGTCAGGGCTGACGATGGCCTCCTGACGCTCGGCATCGAGGGGGCTAGGAGGCTTCATACCGTTCTGCCTTATCCCAGGATGCGCGTCGTGGTGAGCGAGGAGGCGGAGCCCTTTGTGAGGGAGGGCAGGGACGTCTTCGCAAAATTCGTGCTCTTTGCTGACCCAAACATACGGCCCTACGACGAGGTTCTTGTGGTGAACGAGAGGGATGAGCTCTTGGCGACGGGTCAGGCCCTGCTTAACGGCAGGGAGATGGTTGTCTTCACGACGGGAAGGGCCGTGAGGGTGAGGAGAGGAATAGCTCAAAGGACGCAGCACTCATAGAGTATTTCCACTTCCCTAACAGTCTTCGCCCACCCAAGGACATTCTTCGGTGGGTTCGTCAGTCTGTCGATGTCCGCTAAAATAGCTTTCCTATCAAACTCCTCTCTCCATCTTCCGAAGGGCCTCATGCACCCTACGCTTATCTCGCCCCCAAAGTGTTCGCGGGCGTATTCTACGACCCTAATTGTCTCATCAACGCCAGGTTTTGGAACGCCCTCCATCTCAGTTCCCTTTGTGGGTATCAGGACGTTAAGGACGAGGACATCTATCGGGTACTGGGCGAGCGTGTCGATGGCACTAAACTCCCAGTGAATCCTGCCGAAGTCGAGCCCTATAGTTATGTGCGGCGCCACCTTTATCTTGTTCTCTGTGAGGAGCTCCAGAATTCGAAGGTAGTCCTTCACGGTCTTGTCTATCTTGTAGACGCGCCTTATCACGTCATCATTGCCCACGAAGTCGAGGGAAACGATGTCCACGTATCTCAGCCACTCTAAATCGTCTTCATCGATAAAGCCCACGTGGGCGTTTAGCTTCAGGCTCGTCTCCCTCTTTATCGCCTTTATCTCCTCCGCGAACCTATCGAGGGGAACCTTGAGCCGCTCGTCGAGGCCACCGCTCAGCAGGCAACCCATGTATCCTTCTCGCTCAAGTGCCTTACAATAGTCCACGAGGTTTCTCCGCGTAACCTTCAGCATTCCCTCAAGGTAGTGATGATCACAGTGGGCACAGTTGAGATGGCAGTAGTTTCCCGTGACCGATATCGGGGGAAACTTCACGCTTGGAATGTAGACCTTGAGCTTTCTCATCCAAGAACCTCCCTCAAATCCCTCAGGAACGCCTCCAAGTGGTCTTTCCTCACGTGGGGCATCATGACTATCCTTATGTAGCCCCTGTGGGCACTTACACCCCAACCCCTCCCCTTCAGGACCCTCTCAACACGGGGCAGGTTCTTAGTCTTGAAGGCCACTATGTTGAGCATGGGTTCCCTAACGAGCCACGCTCCAGCGGTGTTCTTAATCTCTTGGGCGAACCACCTAGTGAGCTCCATCGCCCTGGCGACTATCTCCTTGTAGCCCTCGAAGCCGAGGTGCTTTATGAGGGCCCACACAGCCAGCGCGCTTGCCCCCGGCCTCGTACCAGTTATAGTGGCCTGCCACACCTTTCCCCCAGCCAGATAGGGGGCCAGAACGCTTATCACCTTGATGAACTTCTTCCTCCTGAATATTATCCCCCCGGCAGGAATGGGGGCCATGCCCATCTTGTGGGGGTCTATGGTCACGCTCTGAACTCCCTTCAGCCTGAAGTCGAAGTCAGGCAGGTCGTAGCCGAGGGCTTTCGCAAAGGGTATCACGAAGCCCCCAAAGGCAGCATCGACGTGAAGGGGGACGCCGTAGTCCCGAGCCAGATCGCTGAGGGCCGGGATGTCATCCACGACGCCCAGCCCAGTAGTTCCCGCTATGCCAACGATCCCTATCGTGTTGTCTCCTATCTTGCTCTCTACATCTCTCACATCCACCGTGTAATCGCTCTTAAGCTCAGCCCAAACGAGTTTCACGCCGAGCATTTCACCGGCCTTTATGAATGAGAAGTGGGCACTCTTCGGTAGTATAAGTTCGGGCTTCTCGACGTCGGCCATGTTGCGGAAAGCTCGAACGGCCAGTATATTGGCCTCCGTTCCCCCGGAGACTATGTGGCCGTATGCCCTTTCGAGGTGGAGAAGGTCACCAAGCATCTGAACGGCTTCCCTCTCTATCCTCCTGCTCCCCACGTGAAGCCCCGGGTCACCAAGATTCCTGTCTATGAACCTGCAGAAGACCTTGATGGCGAGTGGATGGGGCATAGTACACATAGACCCTAAGATCCTGCCTGAGTCAAACGTGAGATCTTCCCGAGTTAGCCTCTCCAGCTCCTCCAAAACTTCCTCTTCATCCATTCCCCTCTCCGGAAATCGCATGGTCTCACCACGCCTCCATATTTCGATGGCCGTTTAAAGTTTACCCTACAAGCCAGAGAGCAACAGCTACGGCGAGCTGATTCGAGAAGTTGTCGTCTGGTGGCAGTTCGTAGAGCTCTGCCACGGTCCCGACAAGGGAACCTAAAACGGCGGGAAAGATGCCAACTAGGGGCGTCAGAATCAGAAGGCCAGTCACGAAGTAAGCGAGGCTCCCTTCGAGGCTCTTCCCATTGCGGAATCTGTGCCTTCCGAAGGGCTTGCCAATTATCGCCGCCATGGCATCGCCTAGGGTCGCGAGGGTTATGCTTCCAAGAGCAACCTCCCTCGGAAAGAGCAAAACCACGAGGAAAGCCGCGCTTGTGAAATATATGTGGGCTCCGATTCCCCTCCTCTCGTGTTCTCTGGCTATGCCATCTATTTCCCTCTCCAGCTTTTCAACGACGTGGTTTGGAAGGCCGAGTTTCCGCTTTGCCCTCTCCCTGAGATCTTCGATGACGCGGAAGGGTTCGAGGGCCAGAAAGATGACGAGGGCAAAAGCCGTGAAGAAAAGGGCCGCATGTCTGCCGAGTAGGAGATATACGAGGGGCACGCTCAGACCTGTTAAATGGAGGGCCTTCCGTTTAATCTCAAGCTTTATGCTCACGTTCTATCACCTCTAAGGCCTCAGAGAGGTTCTTAACGACGAAATCGGCATGTCTTGCCTTTCTTCCTTTGAAGTACCCCCTTCTCACAAGTATCGTCGTCGCGCCGATGCTCTTGCCACCCTTCATGTCCGTCTCGTCCCTGTCACCCACAACGAACATCCTTCTCTCCTTTGGAAACATTCTCTTCGCGAGGATGAAGTTGTGGGGCTCGAACTTCGTGTGACCCGTCTCCCCGCTTATTATGACACCATCGAGATACCTAGCAATGCCAAGATGCTCTATCTTCCGCCTCTGCCACCTCGCCGAGGAGTCCGTGACGAGAACGATCTTTGCTCCCATCTCCTTCAGTCCTCTTAAGAATGGTTCTGCGTCTGGGTAAAGGTGGAGGTGCGAAAAGAAAGCCTTGTCAAACTCCTCGGCTATATCACTGTAATTCTCTCCCTTATAAATCCTCCCCATAACCTTCTGGACTATCTCGTCGAGGCCAAGAAGGTGGAGCTCCCTCATCTCCTCTAGTTCCTTATACCTCCTCGAGGCGACGTAGAGAAATGCTCTGAACTTTCTCAGCCTGAATATTCTGGGAAGTAGCCTTATGGCGGCCTTCTTGGCTGCCTCCCACGTGTTGCAAAGGGTGTCGTCGAGATCTACTATCACAAGCATCGCTCTCGGTTGAAGTATATGAGGACTTTAAAAATGCTTTTGGCAAAAGCC belongs to Pyrococcus yayanosii CH1 and includes:
- a CDS encoding 50S ribosomal protein L21e; amino-acid sequence: MVQKAHSFRRKTRKKLRKHPRRRGLPPLTRFLQEFEVGQRVHIVIEPSYHKGMPDPRFHGRTGVVVGKRGDAYIVEVTDGGKVKTLFIHPVHLRPQK
- a CDS encoding RNA polymerase Rpb4 family protein translates to MIGRKRLAERYITIAEAKELLLKRQEEDLKKGLEEPMFYEARLALEHAERFAKVPAEKAKEIRERLMSEFEWMDERLASKIIDIMPEDNFDVRVIFAKEEYQPTPEEAKRIVEILDEYRE
- a CDS encoding geranylgeranylglyceryl/heptaprenylglyceryl phosphate synthase, translating into MKMRIGKVERLILNKLENSKLHFVLIDPDDVPPKTAGRLAALCEETGVDAIMVGGSTGAEGEVLDSVVKAIKEASGLPVILFPGSHGGISKYADAIFFMSLLNSRNPFFITGAQALGAFTVKRYGLEPIPMAYIVVEPGETVGWVGDAKPIPRHKPKLAAAYALAGQYLGMRLVYLEAGSGAPEPVPPKMVKVVKAAIDVPLIVGGGIRRGEQARKLIEAGADIIVTGTAIEKSSSLDEARKKLEEINRAIKSVCP
- a CDS encoding ATPase domain-containing protein, giving the protein MEGEFIKSGVERLDQILGGGFRKGYNVAVVGGLDGDNVLFLHNLVYSLLSQDYRILLVEFRQEPSHLFSWLKSFGIDYEKAVEEGKLKIIDGFSNLYFPTPISKEENVLPNPLDLSITTALIRDSIVRDSYNFLVLDDLSILYTLQADPKVYVRVMVRLVNSIKKFGAQTIASLNSDVFSSKDLATLLVPFEYVIDVREGTAKVARSPYPLSSPQNCFPYTKAKNGIVPLSEAYENLEVLKNSLKLDDEGNLWLGTERVQIVVEESEASLVEFVYNYLGPEEGERFLYLWGKWEFKGYGSLIRKKHENLEDALMGLLSTTKVLGGGHLEFVQMTDELIVLRGKNLFPRIERFPYHAHVNYAGAIAQFVEDFTGEKWEGKEVRCQGQGASHCEFVIKKVKDKRI
- a CDS encoding PINc/VapC family ATPase translates to MKVVVPDTSVIVDGRLIQYLRELGEKVKVVIPEAVIAEIEHQANAGRAIGHVGLEELKKLRAMADEGKILLEFYGERPDFWQIKRAKAGEIDHMVREVARELNATLITGDQVQRDIAIAKGIDVIYLESRKEPRMRLEDFFDEETMSVHLKAGIKPLAKKGRPGEWKLVPVRDEPLTEEELEEIADDIIERARRDRESFIELDEQGATVVQLRNYRIVIAKPPFADRIEITAVRPVKKLSIEDYNLSEKLMERLRERAEGILVAGPPGAGKTTFVQALAEWYASMGKIVKTMEKPRDLQVSEEITQYTALGGSMEKTGDILLLVRPDYTIFDEMRKTSDFLIYADLRLAGVGMVGVVHATKPIDAIQRFIGRIELGMIPQIVDTVIFIKAGRVAKVLTLEYKVKVPSGMKEEDLARPVIEVRDFETGELEYEIYTFGEEVSVVPVKKEEKAPALRLAEKKLKQEIKKFLPDVYADVEIISPHKAVIYADEFDIPAIIGKKGKRITELEKRLGISIEVKSFAEKAPEPREKIPVDIEEKKKSIVLRVSPDYAKRPLRFYGGGEYIFTATPSKKGIVKVAKNTPIGRELKRLIDEGVDIWASP
- a CDS encoding GIY-YIG nuclease family protein — encoded protein: MKGGYFLILFLPEDFHVKTKGRNFFLRAGYYVYVGSAMNSLEGRIARHFRKEKRPHWHIDYLLMQAELLRAYLVPSEKRIEEELSRGVAEFGEPVPGFGASDVSVGTNLYRFDEPPDEKIKEILRRLGLKWMVVEKI
- a CDS encoding NDR1/HIN1-like protein, with translation MKRSLLVLVSLIMAIPLINFGYLAIQYFAVGPVKDCKIELSEVKVEEASVDGAILVATVTIDNPTDRSVRIDGFEYTLFANDTPIGTYKISRIILIPAGSSIKLKGTFEVRYPTMPTGIIRAIMNGRLEEIEWRIEGEFYVNSTLGTFGVLFNVTTGR